A window of the Lactuca sativa cultivar Salinas chromosome 7, Lsat_Salinas_v11, whole genome shotgun sequence genome harbors these coding sequences:
- the LOC111883888 gene encoding multiprotein-bridging factor 1c — protein sequence MPTRTTGAMSQDWEPVVLHKSRPKAQVLRDPKAVNQALRAGAQVQTVKKFDGGTNKKAPATAVYARKLDEAAEPAALDRVAPEVRQVIQKARIDKKLSQADLAKQINERPQVVQEYENGKAVPNQAVLAKMERVLGVKLRGKIHK from the coding sequence ATGCCGACGAGAACAACCGGAGCTATGTCACAAGACTGGGAGCCGGTGGTGCTCCACAAATCCAGACCCAAAGCGCAAGTCCTCCGTGATCCCAAGGCAGTGAACCAGGCCCTCCGCGCCGGCGCTCAGGTCCAAACGGTGAAGAAATTCGACGGCGGAACCAACAAAAAGGCACCGGCGACCGCGGTTTATGCTAGAAAGCTCGATGAGGCAGCTGAGCCAGCAGCGCTTGATAGGGTGGCACCGGAGGTGAGACAAGTGATTCAGAAGGCGAGGATCGATAAGAAACTGAGCCAGGCGGATCTTGCGAAACAGATCAACGAGAGGCCTCAAGTTGTTCAGGAGTACGAGAATGGGAAAGCAGTTCCGAATCAGGCTGTGTTGGCGAAGATGGAGAGGGTACTTGGCGTTAAACTTCGGGGAAAAATTCACAAGTAA